In the Alkalispirochaeta americana genome, one interval contains:
- the coaD gene encoding pantetheine-phosphate adenylyltransferase, whose protein sequence is MLRAILPGSFDPPTNGHLNLIERSQRIYDEIYVVVAHNSQKKYTFDARERLEMMQELTAGWDTVHVHLWERMVVEFAQKVDARIMIRGVRALADFSYEFELSMLNKGLDPEIETIFMPTDAQYFVLRSSSIKELVRLGGDISAMVPPLVEKKLFERIPREF, encoded by the coding sequence ATGCTGAGAGCTATACTGCCAGGGTCTTTTGATCCTCCCACCAACGGGCATCTCAACCTCATAGAGCGGTCACAGCGAATATACGATGAGATCTACGTTGTGGTGGCCCATAACAGCCAGAAAAAATACACCTTCGATGCCCGGGAGCGGCTTGAGATGATGCAGGAGCTGACCGCAGGGTGGGACACGGTGCATGTTCACCTCTGGGAGCGGATGGTTGTGGAGTTCGCCCAGAAGGTCGATGCCCGGATCATGATACGGGGCGTCCGTGCTCTGGCTGATTTCTCCTATGAGTTCGAGCTTTCCATGCTCAATAAAGGGCTTGATCCGGAGATCGAGACGATCTTCATGCCCACCGATGCGCAGTATTTTGTTCTCCGTTCCTCTTCCATCAAGGAGCTGGTCCGGCTCGGGGGTGATATCTCGGCGATGGTGCCTCCTCTGGTAGAGAAAAAACTCTTCGAGCGAATACCCCGGGAGTTTTGA
- the rpmF gene encoding 50S ribosomal protein L32: MAVPKKKHSKARTRRRRKINGKIGAPTLMTSPESGELVLRHRVDLTSGFYRGKRVVDTDEL, translated from the coding sequence ATGGCAGTACCAAAGAAGAAACATTCGAAGGCAAGAACGCGGCGTCGCCGTAAAATCAATGGTAAAATTGGCGCACCCACGCTGATGACATCGCCGGAGTCGGGGGAACTCGTTCTGCGTCATCGTGTGGACCTTACATCCGGTTTCTACCGCGGCAAGCGCGTGGTAGACACGGATGAACTCTAA